In the genome of Nitrospira japonica, one region contains:
- a CDS encoding HEAT repeat domain-containing protein has product MSDLQRAQEIMAAAMATKAADDPEIGSLKRVLKLLDKTAKSNRTYGSNNPVAQKFSQQLFEEISTHLSNYTKLTVLVQRSALVCRDQIVYQPESDGGSESIAFKLYSDGVREVALSQGMTQEELSYFLDSLWGNNEPGAEDDDIVTRLWSKNLSTVTLVTAEEVAKASGGHEGFLVLDAGMSSESTLRELLDRERARTKSRESSTAAGAASAGAEGSRRLFKSNLIGYEVTDEEIATLAKEIDAETKRDATLYVLDMATAILASEKSSVLLTKLLGLWGSVVDSLLAQGRWTILENVLGVLHDTGAVRPDLSDEHKAQLTALFNGLGQPERLKAIESYLNRTAGADTEGLSTILLMMKPDAIQGICGLMAVLESPAHQAIVADTLLTLAKDHPESLLRGLSDRRPIYVRNLIAILVKLNNPRFLESIEKLVRYPDAQVRKEVIRAMSVFRPNGNGAKLVTFATDADESVRVAAFKLLMSGQYTAPFSLWSPIVSSEEFMERSLSERRLIYHAVRATCGDEAIPHWSQLFTEWHFANRKKKEELALLAAEAMGKLGTPAAVAALELGQKKGAAGVRQACAMALTHINKHRGKPPIAAAS; this is encoded by the coding sequence ATGTCCGATCTCCAACGAGCCCAGGAAATAATGGCGGCGGCCATGGCCACCAAGGCCGCCGACGACCCGGAGATCGGCTCCCTCAAACGTGTTCTCAAACTCCTGGACAAGACCGCCAAATCGAACCGGACCTACGGGTCGAACAATCCCGTCGCCCAGAAGTTTTCCCAGCAATTATTCGAGGAGATTTCCACTCACCTCTCCAACTACACCAAACTGACCGTTCTCGTCCAACGATCGGCATTAGTGTGCCGTGACCAAATCGTCTACCAGCCAGAATCCGACGGCGGCAGCGAGAGCATTGCCTTCAAGCTGTACTCGGACGGCGTTCGGGAAGTCGCGCTGTCGCAAGGCATGACCCAGGAAGAGTTGAGCTATTTTCTCGACTCGCTCTGGGGAAACAACGAACCAGGAGCGGAAGACGATGATATCGTCACACGCCTATGGTCCAAGAATCTCTCCACCGTCACGCTGGTGACGGCCGAGGAGGTGGCCAAGGCCTCGGGCGGCCATGAAGGCTTTCTCGTCCTGGACGCCGGCATGTCGTCCGAATCCACCTTGCGAGAACTGCTGGATCGGGAGCGAGCCAGAACCAAGTCTCGGGAATCTAGCACGGCAGCCGGCGCTGCCTCGGCCGGCGCCGAAGGCAGCAGACGACTCTTTAAGTCGAACCTCATCGGTTACGAGGTGACCGACGAGGAGATCGCGACGTTGGCCAAGGAAATCGACGCGGAAACAAAGCGGGACGCCACGCTCTACGTGCTGGACATGGCGACCGCCATCCTGGCGTCGGAAAAATCCTCCGTGCTGCTGACGAAACTCCTCGGGCTGTGGGGCAGCGTCGTGGATTCTTTGCTGGCGCAGGGACGGTGGACCATCCTGGAAAACGTTTTGGGCGTGCTTCACGACACGGGAGCGGTCCGTCCGGACCTCAGCGACGAGCACAAGGCGCAACTGACCGCCCTCTTCAACGGTCTGGGACAGCCGGAACGGTTGAAGGCGATTGAATCCTATTTGAACAGGACGGCCGGAGCGGATACCGAAGGGCTGTCGACGATCCTGCTCATGATGAAGCCCGATGCAATCCAGGGTATCTGCGGGCTGATGGCGGTGCTGGAGTCACCGGCCCATCAGGCCATCGTCGCCGACACCTTGCTGACGCTTGCCAAAGACCATCCGGAATCCCTGCTGCGGGGGCTGTCAGACCGCCGGCCTATCTATGTGCGGAACCTGATCGCCATCCTCGTCAAGCTGAACAATCCGCGCTTCCTCGAATCCATCGAGAAGCTGGTCCGATACCCGGACGCGCAAGTACGCAAGGAGGTCATCAGGGCCATGAGCGTATTCCGACCGAACGGCAACGGCGCCAAACTGGTGACCTTCGCCACGGATGCCGACGAAAGTGTCCGTGTAGCCGCCTTCAAGCTGCTCATGTCGGGGCAATATACGGCCCCATTCTCGCTCTGGTCTCCCATCGTCTCCTCCGAGGAATTCATGGAGCGTTCGTTGAGCGAACGCCGGCTCATCTACCACGCGGTCCGCGCCACCTGCGGCGACGAAGCGATTCCTCATTGGTCGCAGCTCTTTACGGAATGGCATTTTGCGAACCGGAAGAAAAAGGAAGAGTTGGCGCTCCTGGCCGCGGAGGCCATGGGCAAACTCGGAACCCCGGCCGCCGTCGCCGCCTTGGAGCTCGGGCAGAAGAAAGGGGCCGCCGGCGTACGGCAGGCCTGCGCCATGGCGCTGACCCACATCAACAAACACCGGGGCAAACCGCCGATAGCGGCCGCCTCGTGA
- a CDS encoding HD-GYP domain-containing protein: MSDPKPAETQASGDQLQPFLTHEKSLSHKIAQGSEAGDILDQQMVMLGFQLITQLNTLIKTSRIHGRTNSALDKPVEAMLTIVHTLTHDQPVTLRLQNDFLFLGDSHLKVNAQQMTVVSSVIDAMNKWKIGGFTFTASVSSKDLREFAHLFVTLDPMAKTVEDFRQELKQLGIGSVEIEDPRELVLKEDAGTTGAPPSQAEQKEQHKANAKSAYGKAAGALGHLSQSARDGGTLNFKQAKRAIQNIVDLMMHDESTLLGLTNLRCHDQYTHNHSVNVALLSMALGNRAGYPKAELADLGMAALFHDVGKCAISLDVLNKPGEFSKEEWDIMRTHPTEGVLTLIQLRGLGNVPARMASASFEHHMNFDFSGYPKLAVPWTQSLSSRIVTIADCYDAMTSSRVYRREPMSPANVLKFMFNKSGQSFDPVLLKLFVNCVGIIPIGSLVMLESDELAVVIKTPADKANAERPVVKIIADVQGNLKEDGADVDLSLQDETGAYPNSILRLVDNTEYKFDTSRYFV; this comes from the coding sequence GTGAGCGATCCCAAACCCGCCGAGACCCAAGCCTCCGGCGATCAACTCCAGCCGTTTTTGACTCACGAGAAATCCCTCTCGCACAAGATCGCCCAGGGGTCGGAGGCCGGGGATATTCTCGACCAGCAGATGGTGATGCTGGGATTCCAGCTCATCACCCAGCTGAATACGCTGATCAAGACCTCCCGCATTCATGGCCGTACGAACTCGGCGCTGGACAAGCCGGTCGAGGCGATGCTGACGATCGTCCACACGCTGACGCACGATCAACCGGTGACGCTCCGGCTCCAAAACGATTTTCTGTTTCTGGGCGACAGCCACCTCAAAGTCAACGCCCAACAGATGACCGTAGTCTCCAGCGTCATCGACGCGATGAACAAGTGGAAGATCGGCGGCTTTACGTTCACCGCCTCGGTCTCCTCCAAGGATCTCAGAGAATTCGCCCATCTGTTCGTCACGCTCGACCCAATGGCCAAGACGGTCGAGGACTTTCGGCAGGAACTCAAGCAGCTCGGCATCGGGAGCGTCGAGATCGAAGACCCCCGTGAGCTCGTCCTGAAAGAAGACGCCGGTACGACCGGGGCCCCTCCCTCGCAAGCCGAACAGAAGGAGCAGCACAAAGCCAACGCCAAATCGGCCTATGGGAAGGCGGCGGGCGCCCTCGGGCACCTGTCCCAATCCGCGCGCGACGGAGGGACGCTCAACTTCAAGCAGGCCAAACGGGCGATTCAGAACATCGTCGACCTGATGATGCACGACGAGTCCACCCTGCTCGGCCTCACCAATCTGCGCTGCCACGACCAATATACGCACAATCACTCGGTCAACGTGGCGTTGCTTTCGATGGCGCTGGGCAACCGCGCCGGGTATCCGAAAGCCGAACTGGCCGACCTCGGCATGGCCGCCCTTTTCCACGACGTCGGAAAATGCGCCATTTCACTCGACGTGCTGAACAAACCGGGCGAGTTCAGCAAGGAAGAGTGGGACATCATGCGGACGCATCCTACGGAAGGCGTGCTGACGCTCATCCAGCTACGCGGCCTCGGCAACGTCCCGGCCCGCATGGCCTCGGCCTCGTTCGAACATCACATGAACTTCGACTTTTCCGGTTACCCGAAACTGGCGGTACCCTGGACGCAGAGTCTCTCCAGCCGCATCGTCACGATCGCCGACTGTTACGATGCGATGACGTCCTCGCGGGTCTACCGCCGGGAGCCGATGTCGCCGGCGAACGTCTTGAAGTTCATGTTCAACAAGAGCGGACAATCCTTCGATCCGGTACTGCTGAAGCTGTTCGTCAATTGCGTGGGCATCATCCCGATCGGCAGCTTGGTCATGCTGGAGTCCGATGAATTGGCCGTGGTGATCAAGACGCCCGCGGACAAGGCCAATGCCGAGCGCCCGGTCGTGAAAATCATCGCCGATGTCCAAGGCAATCTCAAAGAGGACGGGGCGGACGTGGATCTGAGCCTCCAAGACGAAACCGGCGCCTACCCGAACAGCATCCTGCGTCTGGTCGACAACACGGAATATAAGTTCGATACCAGCCGGTATTTCGTCTAG
- a CDS encoding OmpH family outer membrane protein, whose amino-acid sequence MSRPTTLMRQAVLPFCAAALLCLSSVPAGAAEAFKMGVIDPQSVLEKSKAGRRALDGLKEYVSTRQKLLSRDEEELRNTEKTLKESASKFSEAEKKEKETQFRSKIQDYQKRAQEFNQELQGKQKQLVDEYMKKIAAATQTVAEKGGFSLVVDKGSEQTVKIVIYNKDTIDITEQVIKEFDRVNPK is encoded by the coding sequence ATGTCTAGACCGACCACTCTGATGCGGCAGGCGGTGCTTCCGTTCTGCGCCGCAGCCCTGCTCTGTCTCTCTTCGGTCCCGGCGGGTGCGGCCGAAGCATTCAAGATGGGCGTCATCGATCCTCAGAGCGTATTGGAAAAATCCAAGGCGGGCCGGCGCGCCCTCGACGGGCTTAAGGAATATGTCTCGACCCGTCAGAAGCTTCTGTCTCGCGATGAAGAGGAATTGCGAAATACCGAAAAGACGCTGAAAGAATCGGCCTCGAAGTTCAGCGAGGCGGAAAAGAAGGAAAAGGAAACGCAGTTTCGAAGCAAGATCCAGGACTATCAGAAGCGCGCGCAGGAGTTTAATCAGGAACTGCAGGGAAAGCAGAAGCAACTCGTCGATGAATACATGAAGAAGATCGCCGCCGCGACCCAGACGGTCGCGGAAAAGGGCGGCTTCTCCCTGGTCGTCGACAAGGGCAGCGAGCAGACCGTCAAGATCGTCATCTATAACAAGGACACGATCGACATCACCGAGCAGGTGATCAAAGAATTCGACCGGGTCAATCCCAAGTAG
- a CDS encoding rhodanese-like domain-containing protein, translated as MKHNESFLRLVENARRRVKECTVAEAKNRVDRGEVAHFIDVREDNEFQQTHAKGARHLGKGIIERDIETIVPDKNAAIILYCGGGFRSVLAADALVQMGYSNVTSMDGGIKAWKEAGYPMGS; from the coding sequence ATGAAACACAACGAATCGTTTCTAAGACTGGTGGAGAACGCGCGCCGCCGGGTGAAGGAATGCACGGTAGCCGAGGCCAAGAACCGTGTGGACCGCGGCGAGGTCGCGCACTTCATCGACGTGCGGGAGGACAACGAATTTCAACAGACCCATGCGAAGGGCGCCCGCCATCTCGGGAAAGGCATCATTGAGCGCGACATCGAAACGATCGTGCCTGACAAGAATGCCGCGATCATTCTTTATTGCGGCGGAGGGTTTCGATCGGTACTGGCCGCGGATGCGCTGGTACAGATGGGATACTCGAACGTGACGTCGATGGACGGGGGGATCAAGGCGTGGAAGGAGGCCGGCTACCCCATGGGGTCGTAG
- a CDS encoding PA0069 family radical SAM protein, producing MRAMSNPPNPFESRHREYLEPAPTSRLQMFEDATREILSRNDSPDLSFRWSLNPYRGCFHACAYCYARPTHEYWGFGAGTDFESKIVVKREAPALLRRAFDKPSWDGDIIVFSGNTDCYQPAEASFELTRSCLHVCAEYRNPVGIITKGVLVLRDLDVLERLRRDAWVRVYFSIPFADDAVARQIEPHAPSSRKRFEAMAALRDAGISTGISVSPIIPGLNDEDIPELLERAREAGATEAMSTLVRLSGPVEDVFLQRVGEAFPDRKAKIVHRIQEVRSGAMTDGAYFRRHHGTGTYWNMVEQLFALSKRKAGFFPLDHETVPRTFRRPEAAQTVLF from the coding sequence ATGCGTGCCATGTCCAACCCACCCAATCCCTTCGAATCCCGTCATCGGGAGTATCTCGAACCCGCTCCCACCAGCCGGCTTCAGATGTTTGAGGATGCGACAAGGGAAATCCTGAGCCGCAACGACAGTCCGGACCTCTCGTTTCGGTGGAGCCTCAATCCCTATCGGGGCTGTTTCCATGCCTGCGCCTATTGCTACGCGCGACCGACTCACGAGTACTGGGGGTTTGGCGCCGGGACTGATTTCGAATCCAAGATCGTGGTCAAACGGGAGGCGCCGGCGCTGCTCCGGCGGGCGTTCGACAAACCGTCCTGGGACGGGGACATCATCGTCTTCTCCGGAAACACCGACTGTTATCAGCCGGCGGAGGCGTCGTTCGAACTCACCCGATCCTGCCTTCATGTGTGTGCGGAATACAGAAACCCCGTGGGCATCATCACGAAAGGGGTGCTGGTGCTTCGCGACCTGGATGTGCTCGAGCGGCTTCGACGGGACGCGTGGGTCCGGGTCTATTTCAGCATCCCGTTCGCGGACGATGCCGTGGCCCGCCAGATCGAACCGCATGCCCCTTCGAGCCGCAAGCGATTCGAGGCCATGGCCGCGCTGAGAGATGCCGGTATTTCCACCGGCATCTCGGTATCTCCGATCATCCCCGGTTTGAACGACGAGGATATTCCGGAGCTGCTCGAACGCGCCAGGGAAGCCGGCGCGACCGAAGCCATGTCGACGCTGGTGCGTCTCTCCGGTCCGGTCGAGGACGTGTTCCTCCAGAGAGTCGGTGAGGCGTTTCCAGATCGGAAGGCGAAGATCGTCCACCGTATCCAGGAAGTCCGTTCGGGCGCGATGACCGACGGCGCTTACTTCCGTCGTCACCACGGCACCGGCACCTACTGGAACATGGTGGAACAGCTGTTCGCGCTATCCAAGCGGAAAGCGGGATTTTTCCCTCTCGACCACGAGACGGTTCCGCGGACGTTTCGTCGTCCCGAGGCGGCCCAGACTGTGCTATTTTGA
- the serS gene encoding serine--tRNA ligase encodes MHDLRLLRDQLDDIRAQLGARGNDVQWDSLRKLIDERRTLTAYVEQLRHELKKGSDAVAQLKRSKQPADEAIASMKAVGERIGQGETDLRQVEDALKDLALRIPNIPHSTVPSGKEAADNVEVRRIGSPPSFTARPYSHWELGESLGILDFERAAKIAGARFAVLTGAGARLERALINFMLDLHTAQHGYREVLPPFMVNRSAMTGTGQLPKFEEDLFRLSEEDYFLIPTAEVPLTNLHREEILNEAQLPIRYTAYTPCFRREAGSYGKDTKGLIRLHQFNKVELVAFTMPQESSTELERLTGHAESILQQLGLHYRVMLLCSGDMGFSSAKTYDIEVWLPSQNQFREISSCSNFEGFQARRAGIRFKGAAGKKDARTEFVHTLNGSGLAVGRTVVAIMENYQQPDGSVLIPPVLRPYMGGLERISRE; translated from the coding sequence ATGCACGATCTACGTCTCCTTCGCGATCAACTCGACGACATCCGCGCACAGCTTGGCGCGCGAGGAAATGACGTGCAATGGGACAGCCTTCGAAAGCTCATCGACGAACGTCGAACGCTCACCGCCTATGTGGAACAGTTGCGCCATGAGCTCAAAAAAGGCTCGGACGCGGTCGCGCAGCTCAAACGATCCAAACAACCAGCGGACGAAGCCATTGCGTCCATGAAGGCCGTCGGCGAGCGCATCGGCCAGGGCGAGACGGATTTGCGGCAGGTCGAGGATGCGCTGAAGGACTTGGCGCTGCGCATTCCCAACATCCCCCACTCCACGGTGCCTTCCGGCAAAGAGGCGGCGGACAATGTGGAAGTCCGCCGGATAGGCTCGCCTCCCTCGTTCACTGCCCGTCCGTACAGCCACTGGGAGCTCGGCGAATCGCTCGGGATTCTCGACTTCGAGCGAGCGGCCAAGATCGCCGGAGCGCGGTTCGCGGTCCTCACGGGAGCGGGAGCCAGGCTGGAGCGGGCCTTGATCAACTTCATGCTCGACTTGCACACGGCCCAACACGGCTACCGGGAGGTGCTGCCACCCTTCATGGTCAACCGGTCGGCAATGACCGGCACGGGGCAGCTGCCCAAGTTCGAAGAAGACCTGTTTCGGCTTTCCGAAGAAGACTACTTTCTCATTCCGACCGCGGAGGTGCCGCTCACCAACCTGCACCGCGAGGAAATCCTGAACGAAGCGCAGCTGCCGATCCGGTACACGGCCTATACGCCCTGTTTTCGACGAGAGGCGGGATCCTACGGGAAGGACACGAAGGGCCTCATTCGTCTGCATCAATTCAACAAGGTGGAACTCGTCGCCTTTACGATGCCTCAGGAATCCTCAACGGAATTGGAACGGCTGACGGGCCATGCGGAATCCATCCTGCAACAGCTCGGGCTTCATTACCGCGTCATGTTACTCTGCAGCGGCGACATGGGATTCTCCTCCGCCAAGACCTACGACATCGAGGTCTGGCTCCCCTCGCAAAATCAGTTTAGGGAGATTTCTTCCTGCAGCAACTTCGAAGGATTTCAGGCAAGACGGGCCGGCATCCGGTTCAAGGGTGCCGCCGGCAAGAAAGACGCCAGGACCGAATTCGTGCACACTCTCAACGGTTCGGGCCTCGCCGTCGGCCGCACGGTGGTCGCCATCATGGAAAACTATCAGCAGCCGGACGGCTCGGTACTGATTCCTCCGGTCTTGAGACCATACATGGGAGGTCTGGAACGGATCAGCCGTGAATAG
- a CDS encoding alpha/beta fold hydrolase, which produces MPVVHVVGSGTALHYRESGDPDNPTIVFAHPLIWGGDSFGELLAGLTDEFHVVTVDIHGHGLSGYRETMTLEEMTEDFYHVLQSLHVPKVSWLGYSIGGMIGMRLAIAHPDVLDSLVLVATTARPDPSTIKAATFHLWKMFRDGHRKDIVDSAMKFFFADRTYREQPELIAKCRAKFVGITDAQGMFAAALAAFNRFDIGSQIRRIATPTLVIAGREDPAATPALADSIAAQIPKAKLEIVEGTSHLVGIEKPLEVTALVRGFLRTSTQVN; this is translated from the coding sequence ATGCCGGTGGTTCACGTCGTCGGCAGCGGTACCGCACTTCATTACCGGGAGTCAGGCGACCCGGACAACCCCACAATAGTATTCGCCCATCCGCTGATCTGGGGCGGCGACTCGTTTGGCGAGCTGCTGGCAGGACTCACCGACGAGTTTCACGTGGTCACAGTTGATATTCACGGTCACGGTCTCAGCGGATATCGGGAGACGATGACGCTCGAGGAGATGACCGAGGACTTTTATCACGTACTACAAAGCCTTCACGTACCAAAAGTCTCATGGCTCGGCTATTCGATCGGCGGGATGATCGGCATGCGGCTGGCGATTGCGCATCCCGACGTCCTCGATTCGCTCGTTCTGGTGGCGACAACGGCGCGACCGGATCCTTCCACGATCAAAGCCGCCACTTTCCATCTGTGGAAGATGTTCCGGGACGGACATCGCAAGGACATCGTCGATTCGGCGATGAAGTTTTTCTTCGCGGACCGGACCTATCGCGAGCAGCCGGAACTGATTGCGAAATGCAGAGCCAAGTTCGTGGGCATCACCGACGCTCAAGGAATGTTCGCCGCGGCACTCGCGGCGTTCAATCGGTTCGACATTGGAAGCCAGATACGAAGGATCGCCACCCCGACGCTGGTGATCGCGGGACGCGAGGATCCCGCCGCGACGCCGGCGCTGGCGGACTCCATCGCCGCGCAAATCCCCAAGGCCAAACTGGAAATTGTCGAGGGAACCAGTCACTTAGTCGGGATCGAAAAACCCTTGGAAGTCACCGCATTGGTGCGCGGGTTTCTGAGGACATCCACTCAGGTCAATTGA
- a CDS encoding OmpA family protein, which yields MNGKLLVLCSVGFLVSTGCVSSGTHDQTLAELDQARKASEKTKADFDMFKKESSTKISALEADKSKLSNDLLESQGASAQLKRDLNETQTNLDSTLASRSALENDARKIRTETTGMERSNESLQRERNQLQVQLNNLQHDYNATSQELENKLKAEQDTVASLQRDKDLLIARATGISDELAKAQKHMGELETDAARAKDLDRQLSDLQKRTGDLEGQANRAKDLEQRLSQRDLEVGRLTQGGEALTAEKDALAAEKARLEKERAAKEEEIQRLTKTQEDLTKSLQSQIDKGDIKIKQVRDRLTINMVEKVLFNSGQAQVKPEGLKVLKQVADVLKDVHDKEIRIEGHTDNVRIGGKLKEKFPTNWELSTARATNVVRYFIEQGGVRAENFEAVGFADTRPVADNASEEGRTENRRIEIVLFPKDLSTIAGDIKP from the coding sequence ATGAACGGAAAGCTTCTCGTACTCTGTTCCGTCGGATTTCTGGTATCGACCGGATGCGTCAGCTCGGGAACGCATGATCAGACCTTGGCCGAGCTGGATCAAGCACGCAAAGCGTCTGAGAAAACGAAGGCCGACTTCGACATGTTCAAGAAGGAATCGTCCACGAAGATTTCAGCGCTTGAGGCGGACAAGAGCAAGCTGTCAAACGACCTCCTCGAATCACAAGGCGCCAGTGCTCAGCTTAAACGCGATCTCAACGAAACTCAAACCAACTTGGATTCGACACTGGCCAGCCGGAGCGCGCTTGAAAACGACGCCAGAAAGATCCGCACCGAAACGACTGGGATGGAGCGATCGAACGAGAGTCTACAGAGGGAACGAAATCAGCTTCAGGTCCAGCTCAACAACCTGCAACATGATTACAATGCAACTAGTCAAGAGCTGGAGAACAAACTAAAGGCTGAGCAGGATACCGTCGCGTCGCTGCAACGTGACAAGGATCTGCTGATTGCCCGGGCCACGGGAATCAGCGACGAGCTGGCCAAAGCTCAGAAACACATGGGAGAGTTGGAAACAGATGCCGCCCGGGCGAAGGATCTGGATCGGCAGCTATCCGATCTACAAAAGCGAACGGGCGATCTGGAAGGGCAAGCAAATCGGGCCAAGGATCTCGAGCAACGGTTGTCCCAGCGGGATCTCGAAGTCGGGCGGTTGACCCAGGGCGGGGAGGCATTGACGGCGGAAAAAGACGCCCTTGCGGCGGAAAAGGCGAGGCTCGAGAAGGAACGGGCTGCGAAAGAAGAAGAGATTCAGCGGCTGACGAAGACCCAGGAGGACTTGACCAAGTCCCTGCAGTCGCAAATCGACAAGGGCGACATCAAGATCAAGCAGGTTCGCGACCGGTTGACCATCAACATGGTCGAAAAGGTGCTTTTCAATTCCGGGCAGGCGCAGGTCAAGCCCGAAGGACTGAAGGTCTTGAAGCAGGTGGCGGACGTGCTGAAGGACGTCCACGACAAGGAGATCAGAATCGAAGGCCATACGGACAACGTTCGGATCGGTGGAAAGCTCAAGGAGAAGTTTCCGACCAATTGGGAATTGTCCACGGCCAGGGCGACGAACGTCGTTCGCTATTTCATCGAGCAGGGCGGGGTCCGCGCGGAAAACTTCGAGGCCGTCGGTTTTGCGGACACCAGGCCGGTGGCGGACAACGCCTCGGAAGAGGGGCGCACGGAGAACCGGCGGATCGAGATCGTGCTGTTCCCCAAAGATCTGAGCACGATTGCCGGCGATATCAAACCCTGA
- a CDS encoding helix-turn-helix domain-containing protein has protein sequence MTLMTISEAARFLRLSKRTLYQRTDIPRIRYGHRIMFVKEDLEAWIGVLRDGCVTREIAETGRQQSTVDPISPKVYHRNPLFISPSQK, from the coding sequence ATGACGCTCATGACAATATCTGAGGCAGCACGTTTTCTCCGATTGTCTAAGCGGACACTTTATCAGCGCACGGATATCCCTCGAATCCGATACGGTCATCGAATAATGTTCGTGAAGGAAGATCTCGAGGCATGGATCGGAGTGTTAAGAGATGGTTGTGTCACGCGAGAAATTGCAGAAACAGGTAGGCAACAGTCCACGGTTGACCCGATCTCTCCTAAGGTCTATCATCGGAATCCGCTGTTTATTTCTCCCTCTCAGAAGTAA
- a CDS encoding JAB domain-containing protein, whose amino-acid sequence MDPAQPQQPLSRTRLLNRTGTFAPYRVPKYRITLVCEEAGPESSGPIQTSSGAALLLRSCFHGLDREQFLVCGLDAKHHVIGINIVSIGSLTLSIVHPREVFKPLILMNAAAFVCAHNHPSGDSTPSEEDRLLTRRLRQGADLLGITLLDHLVLGENRHYSFTDQGWPGS is encoded by the coding sequence ATGGACCCGGCACAACCGCAGCAGCCACTCAGTCGCACACGCCTTCTGAATCGCACTGGGACGTTCGCGCCGTATCGCGTTCCGAAATATCGCATTACATTAGTCTGTGAAGAAGCCGGCCCAGAATCCTCCGGGCCCATTCAAACCTCGTCTGGGGCTGCCCTGCTCCTTCGGTCGTGTTTTCATGGGCTCGATCGCGAACAGTTCCTCGTCTGTGGTCTCGACGCCAAGCACCACGTCATCGGCATTAACATTGTCTCGATCGGTTCATTGACACTCTCGATTGTGCATCCCCGAGAAGTCTTCAAACCGCTCATCCTCATGAATGCTGCGGCCTTCGTCTGCGCCCACAATCATCCGTCCGGGGATTCAACTCCGAGCGAGGAAGATCGGCTCTTGACCCGACGGCTCCGTCAGGGGGCGGACCTTCTTGGCATCACGCTCTTGGATCATCTCGTTCTCGGTGAAAACCGCCATTACAGTTTTACGGACCAAGGCTGGCCTGGAAGTTGA
- a CDS encoding major capsid protein produces the protein MKIRVGIGMLILLLMALPAFAQVFPVDATSTTTITNVKADLIAWGVAFIGVALTVFAYKRVKALVR, from the coding sequence ATGAAGATACGAGTAGGGATCGGGATGCTGATTCTCCTGCTGATGGCCCTGCCGGCGTTTGCGCAGGTCTTCCCGGTGGATGCGACATCTACTACGACGATCACGAACGTGAAAGCGGATCTGATCGCCTGGGGTGTGGCGTTCATCGGGGTGGCGTTGACCGTGTTTGCCTACAAGCGCGTGAAAGCGCTGGTTAGATAA